The following coding sequences lie in one Candidatus Neptunochlamydia sp. REUL1 genomic window:
- a CDS encoding aminotransferase class III-fold pyridoxal phosphate-dependent enzyme — translation MSVKLKAKEIFERSLEVIPGGVNSPVRAFTGLGMDPLIVERGEGDTITDVDGRTFIDYCMSWGALLHGHAHPEIVEAAIERIKRGSSFGIATEVEEKLARTITGGINCVDQIRFVSSGTEATMSAVRLARGYTSHPVVIKFNGNYHGHSDGFLVKAGSSVSNWARTLVLTEFPEK, via the coding sequence TCCAGGAGGTGTCAACTCACCGGTTCGTGCATTCACTGGGCTTGGAATGGATCCTTTAATTGTAGAGAGGGGGGAAGGGGATACGATCACTGATGTTGATGGTCGAACTTTTATCGATTACTGCATGAGCTGGGGAGCTCTGCTTCATGGGCATGCCCACCCTGAGATTGTAGAAGCAGCCATAGAGAGGATCAAGAGAGGAAGTTCATTTGGAATTGCAACTGAAGTTGAGGAGAAGCTTGCACGCACAATAACGGGCGGGATAAACTGTGTTGATCAAATCCGTTTTGTTTCTTCAGGCACAGAAGCTACCATGTCGGCAGTACGCCTTGCCAGGGGATATACTTCGCATCCTGTGGTGATCAAATTCAATGGAAATTATCATGGACACTCCGATGGTTTTTTGGTGAAAGCCGGCTCTAGCGTTTCCAACTGGGCAAGGACTCTAGTTCTGACGGAGTTCCCAGAGAAGTAG